Proteins encoded together in one Bacteroides ovatus window:
- a CDS encoding Bro-N domain-containing protein, protein MTKKDAIKVFEDKKIRAVWDDQKEEWYFSIVDVIEVLTDSERPRKYWGDLKKKLKTEGSQLSEEIGQLKLPSSDGKLYKTDVATTQQLFRLIQSIPSPKAEPFKMWMAQVAKERLDEMQDPELTINRAMMEYKSLGYSDNWINQRLKSIEVRKELTDEWKRNGMQEGVQFAALTDIIYQTWAEKSAKEYKQFKGLKKENLRDNMTNTELILNMLAETATTDLSKERNPSGFAENAEVAKDGGNVARVARKQLESQLKRPVISPLNAKSALQVGDEREKNETSGESVD, encoded by the coding sequence ATGACTAAAAAAGATGCTATAAAAGTGTTTGAAGATAAAAAGATCCGTGCTGTTTGGGATGACCAAAAGGAGGAATGGTATTTTTCCATTGTGGATGTGATTGAAGTATTAACAGACAGTGAGCGTCCTCGTAAGTATTGGGGGGATTTAAAAAAGAAGTTGAAAACAGAAGGAAGTCAGTTGTCCGAAGAAATCGGACAACTGAAATTACCCTCTTCCGACGGCAAATTGTATAAGACAGATGTAGCTACAACCCAACAGCTTTTCCGTCTAATTCAGTCTATTCCCTCGCCCAAAGCGGAACCCTTTAAGATGTGGATGGCTCAAGTCGCCAAAGAGCGTCTGGATGAAATGCAGGACCCTGAACTGACTATAAATCGGGCGATGATGGAATATAAATCTTTAGGTTACTCGGATAATTGGATTAATCAACGATTGAAATCAATTGAAGTACGGAAGGAACTAACTGACGAATGGAAAAGAAATGGGATGCAAGAGGGCGTTCAGTTTGCTGCATTAACGGATATAATTTATCAGACATGGGCTGAAAAGTCGGCAAAAGAGTATAAGCAGTTTAAAGGATTGAAGAAAGAAAATCTCCGTGACAATATGACGAACACTGAACTGATCCTTAATATGCTTGCTGAAACGGCTACTACGGATTTGTCCAAAGAGAGAAACCCATCCGGTTTTGCTGAAAATGCCGAAGTGGCAAAAGATGGAGGAAATGTGGCAAGAGTTGCTCGCAAGCAATTGGAAAGTCAGCTAAAACGCCCTGTTATATCTCCACTTAATGCAAAAAGTGCATTGCAAGTTGGTGATGAACGGGAAAAAAATGAAACTTCAGGAGAGAGCGTGGATTGA
- a CDS encoding HDIG domain-containing metalloprotein → MNPYEIIDKYYPENTQQRQILVIHSLAVSGKAMKMLDAHPELRLNRSFVKEAALLHDIGIFQTDAPTIQCFGTHPYIAHGYLGAEILRAEGFPQHALVCERHTGAGLSLEDIIAQQLPVPHREMLPITLEEQLICFADKFFSKTHLDEEKTVEKARQSIAKYGEEGLSRFDRWCSLFL, encoded by the coding sequence ATGAATCCATACGAAATCATTGATAAGTATTATCCGGAGAATACCCAGCAGAGACAAATATTAGTAATACATAGTTTGGCCGTGTCCGGAAAAGCAATGAAAATGCTGGATGCTCATCCCGAATTGCGTTTAAACCGGAGTTTTGTAAAAGAAGCCGCTCTGTTGCATGATATTGGTATTTTTCAGACCGACGCTCCAACTATTCAGTGCTTTGGCACTCATCCTTATATCGCTCACGGATATTTGGGAGCCGAAATCTTGCGGGCGGAAGGTTTTCCCCAACACGCATTGGTGTGCGAACGCCATACGGGAGCCGGACTTTCGTTGGAAGATATCATTGCCCAGCAACTTCCTGTTCCTCATCGCGAGATGCTGCCCATCACCCTGGAAGAACAATTGATTTGCTTTGCGGATAAATTCTTTTCTAAAACCCATCTGGATGAAGAGAAAACAGTGGAGAAAGCACGGCAAAGTATTGCAAAATATGGTGAAGAAGGTCTAAGCCGCTTTGATAGATGGTGTTCTCTCTTTTTATAG
- the asnA gene encoding aspartate--ammonia ligase, which produces MSYLIKPKNYNPLLDLKQTELGIKQIKEFFQLNLSSELRLRRVTAPLFVLKGMGINDDLNGIERPVSFPIKDLGDAQAEVVHSLAKWKRLTLADYHIEPGYGIYTDMNAIRSDEELGNLHSLYVDQWDWERVITNEDRNVNFLKEIVNRIYAAMIRTEYMVYEMYPQIKPCLPQKLHFIHSEELRQLYPDLEPKCREHAICQKYGAVFIIGIGCKLSDGKKHDGRAPDYDDYTTKGLNDLPGLNGDLLLWDNVLQRSIELSSMGIRVDKEALQRQLKEEKEEKRLELYFHKRLMNDTLPLSIGGGIGQSRLCMFYLRKAHIGEIQASIWPEDMRKECEELDIHLI; this is translated from the coding sequence ATGAGTTACTTGATAAAACCTAAGAACTATAATCCGCTACTCGACCTCAAACAGACCGAGCTGGGAATCAAGCAAATAAAAGAGTTCTTCCAATTAAACTTGTCATCCGAGCTACGCCTTAGACGTGTGACTGCCCCCCTTTTCGTATTGAAAGGAATGGGTATCAATGACGATTTGAACGGAATAGAACGACCCGTTTCTTTCCCTATTAAAGATCTGGGCGATGCACAAGCCGAAGTGGTTCATTCATTGGCTAAATGGAAAAGGTTGACCTTAGCTGACTATCATATCGAACCCGGATATGGTATTTATACGGATATGAACGCAATCCGTTCAGACGAAGAACTGGGCAACCTGCATTCTCTCTACGTAGACCAGTGGGACTGGGAACGTGTCATCACCAATGAAGACCGGAACGTAAACTTCCTGAAAGAGATCGTCAACCGTATTTATGCAGCTATGATCCGTACAGAATATATGGTATACGAAATGTATCCGCAAATCAAGCCGTGCCTGCCACAAAAGCTACATTTCATCCATTCAGAAGAATTGCGCCAACTTTATCCGGATCTGGAACCCAAATGTCGCGAACATGCCATCTGTCAGAAATACGGAGCTGTGTTTATCATAGGCATAGGCTGTAAACTTAGCGACGGCAAGAAACACGACGGACGCGCACCGGACTATGACGACTACACAACCAAAGGATTGAACGACTTGCCCGGACTAAACGGCGACCTCCTTCTGTGGGACAATGTACTGCAACGCTCCATCGAATTATCATCTATGGGAATCCGTGTTGACAAAGAAGCCTTGCAACGTCAGTTGAAAGAAGAAAAAGAAGAAAAAAGACTGGAACTTTATTTCCACAAGCGATTGATGAATGACACCCTTCCACTATCCATCGGAGGAGGTATCGGACAATCCCGCTTGTGTATGTTCTACCTTCGCAAAGCTCACATTGGAGAGATACAAGCCAGCATCTGGCCCGAAGATATGCGCAAAGAATGTGAAGAACTTGATATACACCTTATATAA
- a CDS encoding HU family DNA-binding protein gives MYAKYDFRKKPSSKEDEDEQPLYPRIVSNGTIDFQQIVKEIAQASSFTPADIEGVQLAIENKISEYLVSGHHVQLGNLGYFSAKLKARPVMDAKEIHAQSIYFDNVNFRPSSSFRKKVRGFVEKAKSGFAHSAEVPVEERRRRLEKFLDERPMIRRKEYTQLTGLLKNKALNELNGWVKEGVLDTIGSGSHKIYVRANTKKE, from the coding sequence ATGTACGCAAAGTATGATTTTCGCAAAAAGCCGTCTTCGAAAGAAGACGAAGACGAACAGCCGTTGTATCCCCGCATCGTATCGAACGGAACCATCGACTTTCAACAAATTGTAAAAGAGATCGCTCAAGCTTCCAGCTTTACGCCGGCAGATATTGAAGGAGTTCAACTGGCTATTGAAAATAAAATATCCGAATATTTAGTCAGCGGACATCACGTTCAGTTGGGGAACCTTGGATATTTTTCAGCCAAGTTAAAAGCACGTCCGGTGATGGATGCCAAAGAGATACATGCACAGTCCATTTATTTCGATAATGTAAATTTTCGTCCATCATCTTCTTTCCGAAAGAAGGTTCGCGGATTTGTGGAAAAAGCGAAGTCAGGATTTGCACATTCCGCCGAAGTTCCGGTGGAAGAACGTCGGCGCAGGCTGGAGAAGTTTCTGGATGAACGACCGATGATACGACGCAAGGAATATACGCAACTGACGGGACTACTAAAGAACAAAGCGCTGAATGAATTGAACGGTTGGGTAAAGGAAGGAGTACTTGACACCATTGGAAGTGGCAGTCATAAAATTTATGTGCGAGCCAACACAAAGAAGGAGTAA
- the ung gene encoding uracil-DNA glycosylase — protein sequence MNVQIEESWKAHLKPEFDKDYFRTLTDFVKSEYSQYQIFPPGKLIFNAFNLCPFDKVKVVIIGQDPYHGPGQAHGLCFSVNDGVPFPPSLVNIFKEIKADIGSDAPTTGNLTRWAEQGVLLLNATLTVRAHQAGSHQNRGWETFTDAAIRALAEEKENLVFILWGSYAQKKGAFIDRNKHLVLTSAHPSPLSAYNGFFGNKHFSRTNDYLKTHGKTEIAW from the coding sequence ATGAACGTACAAATTGAAGAAAGCTGGAAAGCACATTTAAAACCCGAATTCGACAAAGACTACTTTCGCACACTGACCGATTTCGTCAAAAGCGAATATAGCCAGTATCAGATCTTCCCTCCGGGAAAACTGATCTTCAATGCTTTCAACCTTTGTCCTTTCGACAAAGTGAAAGTTGTAATTATAGGACAAGATCCTTACCATGGACCGGGACAAGCACATGGTCTCTGTTTCTCTGTAAACGACGGAGTGCCTTTTCCCCCTTCATTAGTGAACATATTCAAAGAAATCAAAGCCGACATCGGTTCAGACGCCCCAACCACGGGAAACCTGACTCGCTGGGCAGAACAAGGAGTATTATTACTCAACGCAACCCTGACCGTACGTGCCCACCAAGCAGGTTCACATCAGAATCGTGGCTGGGAAACATTTACCGATGCTGCAATCCGTGCCCTGGCAGAAGAAAAAGAAAACCTGGTATTTATCTTATGGGGATCATACGCTCAAAAGAAAGGAGCGTTTATCGACCGCAACAAGCATCTGGTGCTCACCTCTGCCCACCCCTCTCCTCTTTCAGCTTACAACGGCTTCTTCGGAAACAAACATTTCAGCCGTACAAACGATTACCTGAAAACCCATGGAAAAACAGAAATCGCATGGTAG
- a CDS encoding putative LPS assembly protein LptD, giving the protein MAPLKAKILISFILLIVLLMLPDEATSQRRRRGMIASNTAKTDSLQGNDSLKADTVTVRIDSIAPVKKKQPLDAPVVYESNDSTVFTLGGAATLYGSGKVNYQNIELAAEVISMNLDSTTVHAYGIKDTTGVEKGKPVFKEGDTSYDTETIRYNFKTKKAGITDIVTQQGEGYVTGSKAKKGANDEIFMEHGRYTTCDHHDHPHFYMQLTRAKVRPKKNVVTGPAYLVVEDVPLPLAVPFFFFPFSSSYSSGFIMPTYMDDSSRGFGLAEGGYYFAMSDIMDLKITGDIFTKGSWRLSGLTNYNKRYKYSGTLQADYQVTKTGDKGMPDYTVAKDFKVVWNHRQDAKASPNSTFSASVNFATSSYERSNINNLYNSQLLTQNTKTSSISYSRSFPDIGLTLSGTTNIAQTMRDSSIAVTLPDLNITLSRLFPFKRKKAAGAERWYEKISISYTGRLTNSIRTKDDRLFKAGLSEWENAMNHNIPISATFTLFKYLQVSPSVNYTERWYTRKVNQQYNEVDHKLEALPGDTLNGFYRVSNYSASLSLSTKLYGMYKPLFAKKKEIQIRHVFTPQVSLSGAPGFSKYWEEYTDYNGNTQYYSPFTGQPYGVPSREGSGTVSFSISNNLEMKYYDAKKDTLKKVSLIDELGASMSYNMAAKERPWSDLSMNLRLKLTKNYTFNMNASFATYAYTFDKSGNVVTSNRTEWSYGRFGRFQGYGSSFNYTFNNDTWKKWFGPKEEDEKGKDKKSEDSDDEESDGTEGDGTTPKKVEKAQADPDGYQVFKMPWSLSLSYSFNIREDRSKPINRYSMRYPYTYTHNINANGNIKISNNWSLSFNSGYDFQAKEITQTSCTISRDLHCFNLSASLSPFGRWKYYNVTIRANASILQDLKYEQRSQTQSNIQWY; this is encoded by the coding sequence ATGGCGCCATTGAAAGCAAAAATACTTATATCATTCATACTGCTGATTGTCTTACTGATGCTTCCCGATGAGGCTACGTCTCAACGTCGAAGAAGAGGAATGATTGCCTCCAATACCGCGAAAACGGATTCCCTTCAGGGAAATGATTCGTTGAAAGCAGATACGGTAACGGTACGCATTGATTCTATCGCACCGGTAAAGAAGAAACAACCACTCGATGCACCGGTTGTTTATGAATCTAACGACTCCACTGTCTTTACTTTGGGAGGAGCCGCTACACTTTATGGTAGCGGAAAAGTGAATTATCAGAACATCGAACTGGCTGCGGAAGTTATTTCGATGAATCTGGATAGTACTACTGTGCATGCTTATGGTATCAAGGATACTACCGGAGTGGAAAAAGGTAAACCGGTATTTAAAGAAGGTGATACCTCGTATGATACGGAAACAATCCGGTATAACTTCAAAACCAAGAAAGCGGGAATTACTGATATCGTCACCCAGCAGGGAGAAGGATATGTGACCGGAAGCAAGGCGAAGAAAGGGGCCAATGATGAAATTTTCATGGAGCATGGGCGTTATACAACCTGCGATCATCACGATCATCCCCACTTCTATATGCAGCTGACGAGAGCTAAGGTGCGCCCTAAAAAGAATGTAGTGACAGGACCTGCCTATCTGGTTGTGGAAGATGTGCCTCTGCCGTTGGCTGTGCCGTTCTTCTTCTTCCCATTCTCCAGCAGTTACTCTTCCGGTTTCATTATGCCGACTTATATGGACGACTCCAGCCGTGGTTTCGGTTTGGCAGAAGGAGGATATTACTTTGCCATGAGTGATATCATGGACTTGAAAATAACGGGAGATATCTTCACGAAAGGTTCATGGAGATTGTCCGGATTGACAAACTATAATAAACGCTATAAATATTCCGGTACACTGCAAGCGGATTATCAGGTCACCAAGACAGGAGATAAAGGGATGCCGGACTATACAGTTGCTAAGGACTTTAAGGTGGTATGGAACCATCGGCAGGATGCCAAGGCTAGTCCGAACAGTACATTCTCCGCCAGTGTTAACTTCGCAACTAGTAGTTACGAACGTTCCAATATCAACAACCTTTATAATTCGCAGTTGTTGACTCAAAATACCAAAACATCAAGTATCAGTTATTCTCGTAGTTTCCCTGATATCGGTCTGACCTTATCCGGAACTACCAATATCGCACAGACAATGCGTGACTCTTCTATTGCGGTCACTTTGCCTGACTTGAATATTACATTAAGCCGTCTGTTCCCCTTCAAACGCAAGAAGGCAGCGGGAGCTGAACGCTGGTACGAAAAGATTTCCATTAGTTATACGGGACGTTTGACAAACAGTATTCGTACCAAAGACGACCGTCTGTTTAAAGCCGGACTAAGTGAATGGGAGAATGCAATGAATCACAATATTCCTATCAGTGCTACTTTTACACTGTTCAAATATTTGCAGGTTTCTCCTTCGGTCAATTATACAGAGCGTTGGTATACTCGTAAGGTTAATCAGCAATATAATGAGGTAGACCATAAATTGGAAGCATTGCCGGGTGATACATTGAATGGTTTCTACCGGGTTTCCAATTATTCGGCAAGTTTGAGTTTGAGTACGAAACTGTATGGTATGTACAAACCTCTTTTTGCTAAGAAGAAAGAGATACAGATTCGTCATGTATTCACGCCGCAGGTAAGTCTTAGCGGTGCTCCGGGATTCAGCAAGTACTGGGAAGAATATACAGATTATAATGGCAATACGCAATATTATTCTCCTTTCACGGGGCAACCTTATGGAGTACCTTCGCGCGAAGGGTCGGGAACAGTCAGCTTCTCTATTTCAAATAACCTGGAGATGAAGTATTACGACGCCAAAAAAGATACGCTTAAAAAAGTCAGTCTGATTGATGAATTGGGAGCGAGCATGTCCTATAATATGGCTGCCAAAGAGAGACCGTGGAGTGATTTAAGCATGAACCTCCGTTTGAAACTGACGAAGAATTATACTTTCAATATGAATGCATCGTTTGCTACGTATGCTTATACATTCGATAAAAGCGGTAATGTAGTGACTAGTAATCGTACAGAATGGTCGTATGGTCGTTTTGGGCGTTTCCAAGGATATGGCTCTTCTTTCAACTATACCTTTAATAATGACACATGGAAGAAATGGTTCGGTCCGAAAGAGGAGGATGAAAAAGGAAAAGATAAGAAGTCGGAGGATAGTGATGATGAAGAATCCGACGGAACGGAAGGAGATGGTACTACACCTAAGAAAGTAGAGAAAGCACAGGCAGACCCGGATGGTTATCAGGTGTTTAAGATGCCTTGGTCGTTGAGCCTTAGCTATTCGTTTAATATCCGTGAAGATAGGTCTAAGCCTATTAACCGTTATTCCATGCGATATCCTTATACGTATACGCATAACATCAATGCAAACGGAAATATAAAGATTTCTAATAACTGGTCGCTCTCGTTCAACTCGGGCTATGATTTTCAGGCAAAAGAGATTACGCAAACTTCTTGTACAATCTCCCGTGACTTGCACTGTTTCAACCTGTCCGCCAGTCTTTCTCCTTTCGGACGCTGGAAATATTACAATGTTACCATCCGTGCGAATGCAAGCATCCTGCAAGACTTGAAGTATGAGCAGAGAAGCCAAACACAAAGTAACATTCAGTGGTACTAG
- a CDS encoding exo-beta-N-acetylmuramidase NamZ domain-containing protein produces the protein MQTRVSFILIFLFIMLLPMRVNSQIVTGAEQMDQYLPLLKGKRIGMVVNHTSVVGRKQVHLLDTLLKREVRVVKVFAPEHGFRGNADAGETVKDGKDSRTGIPIVSLYGDNKKPSAAQLKDVDVIVFDIQDVGARFYTYISTMYYVMEACAENKKEMVVLDRPNPCDYVDGTILKPAYRSFVGMLPLPVLHGCTIGELAQMINGEGWIANKKNPCSLKVIPMTGWKHGAPYSLPIKPSPNLPNDQSIRLYASLCPFEATRVSVGRGTTFPFQVLGAPNKKYGSFTFTPRSLPGFDKNPMHKGITCYGEDLRNITDVNGFTLRYFLNFYRLSGENAAFFSRARWFDLLMGTDSVRKAILKGESEEAIRNSWQKELQDYKEIRKKYLLYESKN, from the coding sequence ATGCAAACTAGAGTTTCCTTCATTCTTATATTTTTGTTCATTATGTTGTTGCCAATGCGTGTAAACAGTCAAATTGTCACGGGAGCAGAACAGATGGATCAATATCTGCCGTTGCTGAAAGGAAAACGCATCGGAATGGTGGTCAATCACACTTCTGTTGTGGGAAGAAAGCAGGTTCATCTTCTCGATACCTTATTAAAGAGAGAGGTCCGGGTAGTCAAAGTATTTGCTCCCGAGCATGGTTTCCGTGGTAACGCAGATGCGGGTGAAACGGTGAAAGACGGAAAAGATTCCCGCACCGGCATTCCTATCGTATCGCTTTATGGTGACAACAAAAAGCCGTCTGCCGCCCAACTAAAAGATGTCGATGTGATTGTATTCGACATTCAGGATGTAGGGGCACGCTTTTATACCTATATAAGCACGATGTATTATGTGATGGAAGCTTGCGCAGAGAACAAGAAAGAAATGGTTGTACTAGATCGCCCCAATCCGTGCGATTATGTGGATGGTACGATACTCAAACCTGCCTACCGGAGTTTTGTCGGCATGTTACCTCTTCCGGTACTCCACGGATGTACCATCGGCGAACTGGCACAGATGATAAACGGGGAAGGATGGATTGCCAACAAGAAAAATCCTTGTTCATTAAAGGTAATTCCAATGACCGGATGGAAACACGGAGCACCTTATTCACTTCCCATCAAACCGTCGCCCAACCTCCCGAACGACCAGTCTATCCGATTGTATGCCTCACTTTGTCCTTTTGAAGCCACCCGCGTCAGCGTGGGACGGGGGACAACTTTTCCTTTCCAAGTATTGGGCGCACCTAATAAGAAATACGGAAGTTTCACTTTTACTCCCCGCTCCTTACCCGGTTTTGACAAAAATCCGATGCACAAAGGTATCACCTGTTATGGGGAAGACCTCCGGAATATAACCGATGTAAATGGATTTACGCTTCGCTACTTCTTGAACTTTTATCGCTTATCCGGTGAAAACGCAGCTTTCTTCTCCCGTGCCCGATGGTTTGATTTGCTGATGGGAACTGACAGCGTACGCAAAGCTATCCTCAAAGGAGAATCGGAAGAGGCTATCCGGAATAGTTGGCAAAAGGAATTACAGGATTACAAGGAGATCAGAAAAAAATATCTTCTCTATGAGTCAAAAAACTAG
- a CDS encoding tetratricopeptide repeat protein yields the protein MKRHKCIFIVIALLFLSCSRTNKLFDEAVSLDNQKKYHEAIVVWNKLIQNDPTYLPAYINRGADKFALKQYSEAIKDYCYVIRQDSTYIMAWLNRGNANLELNNYQSAIDDFNAAERIKQEVYGCAQVIFYDKIDPKDVALEEICLQRGIAYWYVDSINKAYSDLNYCIDQKYEVVCSYFWRAYVYWKAGKEKEAYNDFMTVILQGRADDDYVIQAQQNLKLLDKHSILLK from the coding sequence ATGAAAAGACATAAGTGTATATTTATTGTAATAGCATTGTTGTTTCTATCTTGTTCTAGGACAAACAAATTATTTGATGAAGCAGTAAGTCTTGATAATCAGAAGAAGTATCATGAAGCAATTGTAGTCTGGAATAAATTAATTCAAAATGACCCGACTTATCTACCTGCCTATATAAACAGAGGAGCCGATAAGTTTGCGTTAAAACAATATTCTGAAGCTATAAAAGACTATTGTTATGTTATAAGACAAGACTCTACATATATAATGGCTTGGCTTAACAGAGGAAACGCAAATTTAGAATTGAACAATTACCAAAGTGCAATTGACGACTTTAATGCAGCAGAAAGAATAAAGCAGGAAGTGTATGGATGCGCCCAAGTGATATTTTATGATAAAATAGATCCTAAAGATGTTGCGCTGGAAGAAATTTGTTTGCAAAGAGGTATTGCTTATTGGTATGTGGATAGCATTAATAAAGCATATAGTGATTTGAATTATTGTATTGATCAGAAATATGAAGTAGTATGCAGTTACTTCTGGCGTGCTTATGTCTATTGGAAAGCCGGCAAAGAGAAAGAGGCATATAATGACTTCATGACCGTGATTTTGCAAGGGCGAGCCGATGACGATTATGTAATTCAGGCACAACAAAATCTAAAGTTGTTGGACAAACATAGTATTCTCTTAAAATAG
- a CDS encoding BT4734/BF3469 family protein: MRITLVRDDGKVKTLRTLKMELLLEQMKTEVKAQPVSKMREVLRYTLPGNSIEEVRKVPKVMPAAAFVRKEGVMTLNEYNGIVMMEVNNLSGRAEADEIKELVKELPQTYLAFTGSSGKSVKIWVRFTYSDDRLPTLREQAELFHAHAYQTAVKYYQPQLPFDIELKEPSLEQYCRLTYDPELYFNPKAMPIYMKQPVSFPSETTFIKRTRETDSPLQRMAPGYENYEALSVLFSAAFNRALEELDGYREGDDLQPLLVCLAEHCFRAGIPEEDTVRWTKAHYRLPSDELLIRETVKSVYRSAKGFGKKSSLTAEQLFAMQMDEFMKRRYEFRYNTLTTEVEYRERNSFNFYFRPVDKRVLASITMNAMYEGVKMWDRDVIRYLDSDHVPVYQPVENFLYHLPHWDGKDRILELANRVPCDNPHWAPLFRRWFLNMVAHWRGMDKKHANSTSPLLIGPQAYRKSTFCRMLLPPALQAYYTDSIDFSRKRDAELYLNRFLLINMDEFDQISPTQQAFLKHILQKPVVNTRRPNASAVEELRRYASFIATSNHRDLLTDTSGSRRFIGIYMTGAIDVSRPIDYEQLYAQALELLYHNERYWFDSEEEAIMTENNREFEQSPAIEQLFMVYYRRAEEEEEGEWLLAIDILRRIQKASKMTFSARQASYFGRILQRLGVKSKRKTYGTYYHVVRLEVE; the protein is encoded by the coding sequence ATGAGAATAACATTAGTCAGAGACGATGGCAAGGTAAAAACCTTACGGACGTTGAAAATGGAGCTCCTTTTGGAGCAGATGAAAACGGAAGTCAAGGCGCAGCCCGTCTCAAAGATGAGGGAAGTCTTGCGGTATACTCTTCCGGGAAATTCGATTGAAGAGGTGCGTAAAGTTCCCAAAGTGATGCCTGCCGCAGCTTTTGTCCGTAAAGAAGGGGTAATGACCCTGAATGAATATAACGGCATAGTGATGATGGAAGTCAATAACCTTTCGGGGAGGGCGGAAGCCGACGAAATAAAGGAACTGGTTAAAGAGCTTCCGCAAACATACCTTGCTTTTACCGGATCTTCCGGCAAATCAGTAAAGATATGGGTACGGTTCACCTATTCGGATGACCGCTTGCCGACTTTACGCGAGCAAGCGGAACTTTTTCACGCGCATGCTTATCAGACGGCTGTGAAATATTATCAGCCACAACTGCCTTTTGATATCGAACTGAAAGAACCGTCACTCGAACAATATTGCCGGCTGACGTATGATCCTGAACTTTATTTCAATCCGAAAGCAATGCCCATTTATATGAAGCAGCCCGTCAGTTTTCCGTCCGAAACGACTTTTATCAAACGAACGCGGGAAACTGATTCTCCTTTGCAGCGAATGGCGCCCGGATATGAAAATTATGAAGCATTGTCGGTGCTTTTCTCCGCTGCATTCAACAGGGCGCTCGAAGAACTGGACGGATACCGGGAAGGAGACGATCTGCAACCGCTACTAGTGTGTTTGGCGGAGCATTGCTTTCGGGCAGGTATCCCCGAAGAAGATACTGTGCGGTGGACAAAGGCGCACTACCGGCTCCCTTCGGACGAGTTACTGATTCGCGAAACTGTGAAAAGTGTCTACCGTTCCGCCAAGGGATTCGGCAAGAAGAGCAGTCTGACGGCCGAACAGCTTTTCGCCATGCAGATGGACGAATTTATGAAGCGCCGTTATGAATTTCGATACAATACGCTGACCACGGAAGTGGAATATCGCGAACGGAATAGTTTTAATTTCTATTTTCGTCCGGTGGACAAGCGGGTGCTGGCGAGTATCACGATGAATGCCATGTATGAAGGGGTGAAAATGTGGGATAGGGACGTAATCCGCTATTTGGATTCTGATCATGTGCCTGTTTATCAGCCTGTGGAGAATTTTTTGTATCATCTGCCTCACTGGGATGGTAAAGACCGGATTTTGGAACTGGCCAACCGTGTTCCCTGTGATAATCCACATTGGGCGCCGTTGTTCCGTCGGTGGTTTTTGAATATGGTTGCCCATTGGAGGGGAATGGATAAGAAACACGCCAACAGTACGTCACCTTTGCTGATTGGTCCACAGGCATATCGGAAATCGACTTTTTGCAGAATGCTTCTTCCTCCTGCTTTACAGGCGTACTATACGGATAGCATTGATTTCAGTCGGAAACGGGACGCGGAGTTGTATCTGAATCGCTTTCTGCTTATCAATATGGATGAATTCGATCAGATTAGTCCTACCCAGCAGGCTTTTCTGAAACATATTCTGCAAAAGCCGGTGGTGAACACACGTCGTCCGAATGCTTCGGCAGTGGAAGAGCTTCGCCGGTATGCATCGTTCATTGCCACGAGCAATCATCGGGATTTGTTGACGGATACTTCCGGTAGCCGTCGTTTCATCGGTATTTACATGACGGGAGCTATAGATGTGTCGCGTCCTATTGATTATGAACAGCTTTATGCACAGGCGTTGGAGTTGCTTTATCACAACGAACGTTATTGGTTTGACTCCGAAGAAGAGGCCATCATGACGGAAAACAACCGGGAGTTTGAACAATCTCCTGCCATCGAACAGTTATTTATGGTTTATTATCGTAGGGCAGAAGAAGAGGAAGAAGGAGAATGGCTACTGGCTATTGATATTTTGCGCCGGATTCAGAAAGCAAGTAAAATGACGTTTTCCGCCAGGCAGGCTTCTTATTTCGGGCGTATCTTGCAGCGGCTCGGAGTGAAATCTAAACGGAAAACGTATGGTACGTATTATCATGTTGTACGTTTGGAGGTAGAATAG
- a CDS encoding MmcQ/YjbR family DNA-binding protein — MNIEEFREYCLSFEGVHEKMPFPNVPDKYSRDVLCFYVADKWFCFVNIEIFDFCCIKCNPDESGELQTEYTGIRPGWHMNKKYWISVYFNQDVPDEKIKELVSNSYDIVVKSLTKKEREML, encoded by the coding sequence ATGAATATCGAAGAATTTAGAGAATATTGCCTGTCTTTTGAGGGAGTCCATGAGAAGATGCCGTTTCCCAATGTGCCCGACAAATATAGCCGTGACGTTCTATGCTTTTATGTAGCGGACAAATGGTTCTGTTTCGTTAACATTGAGATTTTCGATTTTTGTTGTATCAAATGCAACCCTGACGAATCCGGAGAACTGCAAACTGAATATACCGGCATAAGGCCAGGATGGCACATGAACAAGAAATATTGGATCAGTGTCTATTTCAACCAAGATGTACCTGATGAGAAAATTAAAGAGCTTGTAAGCAACTCCTACGATATTGTAGTTAAAAGTTTGACAAAGAAAGAACGGGAAATGCTATAA